The region AGACGACTGAGCAGAAGGGTGGCTCCCAGCACCGGATCATGGATCGAGCAAAAGCCGATGCTTTGATCAGCAAGTGCTCTGGAGTCGCACCGAGCAGTGTGGTGGATGAAGTCAAGCCGGCCCAGACGGGCCCTGGCAAGCTGTACGACCTCACCTCGCTGCAGCGAGAGGCGAACCGCAAGCTTGGGTTTTCTGCAGCATACACACTGGAGATTGCCCAGAAACTTTACCTGGAGCTCAGCCTCACTACTTACCCGCGGACTGACTCTGCCTACCTTCCCGATGACGCAATCAACGACACGAAGAAGGTCATGGGAATGTTTGCTGGAACCCCCTATGCAGATCACGCGCAGCGCGTGCTCGATGAAGGCTGGGTACGACCCAACAAGAAGATTTTTGACTCGACGAAGGTGTCGGACCACTTCGCTATCATTCCAACCGGAAAGCGAGCTGGGGACCTGGAGCCGGACGTTCAAAAAATCTATGACATGATCGTCAAGCGCTTCATTGCCGTGTTCCATCCAGCAGCTGAGTATTCGGTGACTGTCCGGCTTACGACGGTGGCTGACGAGCTCTTCAGGTCGACAGGTCGTGTGCTTGTGTCCCCAGGTTGGATGGTGGTTTACGGAGCCGGGATCGTCGAGGACGTAACCGATCAAAATGGTGACTCCGACGACAAGAAAGAGCTCGCACGGTACGTCAAAGGAGAGTCAGTCACTCCGCTGGGCATGGAGCTGAAGATGCTCAAAACCAAGCCTCCAGAACGGTACACCGAGGACACGTTGCTGGGCGCGATGGAGACGGCAGGGCGCCTGGTAGAGGATGAGGACCTTCGTGAGGCGATGAAGGAGCGGGGGCTGGGTACACCGGTCACGCGCTCTGCAATGATCGAATCGCTCCAATCCACCAAGGACGGCGCAGGCCGAAAAAAAGAGCCCTATCTCATCCAGCAGAAGAAGTACTTTGCTCCCAGCGCAAAGGGGATGACTGTCTACCGTTTCCTGGTCGACAACGGCATCGATGCCCTTACGTCGCCAGTTCTCACCGGGGAATGGGAGCACAAGCTCCGTCAGATGGAAAAGGGGGCGTACAAGCGTGACGCTTTCAAATCCGAGCTTGCAGAGTTGACCACGGAAATCCTCGACTCCATCAAGAAAAAATACGCAGGTGTCCAGGTCAAGAAGCTTGGCGCTCTCTGCCCCACCTGCGGCGGCGCAGTTGAGATCCAGGCCCGAACGTTCATGTGCGAGCGGCAGTGCGGATTTTCCATATGGCGGGAGATTGCCAGTCGCATGCTGAAAGTATCGGAAGCAGAAACCTTGCTCCGGGACAAGGTAGTGCTTGGGCTCAAGGGCTTTGTCAATCCGAAGAAATCCACCAAGTTCGAGGCCGGGCTGAAGCTGCTCGACACAGGCAAGGTCGAGTTTTACTTCGACCCGACGGCGAATACCCGGGACTCCAAAGGTAATGTCGTTTCCTGCCCGAAATGCCAAGGCGGCATGCGCAAAATCAAAGTCCCCAAAGGGCACTTCTGGGCCTGCGTTGATCGAGAGCAGTGCAATCACACCATGAACGATCGCGACGGCGACCCAGTGGAGCGGCCGAAGTCATTTCCATGTGACCTCTGCGGCAAACCCATGTACCTGCGGAACGCTGAAAAGTCTCCTTTCTGGGGTTGCAGTGGCTTTGTGAAGGGGGGCGGTGGGTGCTCCAACACATTAAAGGACAATAACGGGGCCCCGGTTCCGAAGGAACAACCAGCCAGTTCAGACGGGGCGCCGTCACCTACGGTCCAAACAGACAGCGGAGCTTTCCTGTGAACGCCAACAACAAGGTCATTCGCGCAACGGCCATCGTGTTCGGTTTCTGGTGGCTTCTGCTTACGGCCCGAGCCTTTGGCGGTTCTCCCATGGAGTTTTTAGAGAACTGGCCTCTGGTGGGCTATAACGTCTCACACTGGATCCTGGGCGTTGTTTCCGGTCTGATCATCGGTGTCTGGTTTATCTGGTTCACCAGGTTGTCAGCACTGAACAAGCTATACGCCGGCAAGAAAGGAAACATCCTCAACGGCGCCCGATCGACGCTCGGCAAGGTTCCCATGCCCACCTCAGCGCTACCTCGCATCGAGGTAGCGTCAAAGCGTCTCCCCATCGGCAGTGAAAAAGTGCTGGCTTGGGTTGCTGCCAATGAGAAGAAGTGGCCGGCACATGTAGCGTTTTTCTGGGCTATTTGGGACACCTATTCCGCACATGCGCACTTCCCTGCATCGCATCGCAAGGGGGGGCACGGAAATCGTCGGCTTTGGGAGCATTGTCTGGCCGTGGCAGATACCGCACTGGAGGATGCTGGCGCATACGTATTCGACGGGGTTTATGTAAAGGCCAGGGGCAAGCCCAAATTCAAAATCATTGACCTGAAAAACAAGGAATATCGGTTTGACGCCACTGATCCGCTGATCCCCATTCTGGGCCTGGCGCATGACATCGGTAAGCTGGAAGCCTATGAGCTCCTACCCGACGGCAGTGTTAAGACCCAGGAGGAGGTTGGAGCGCTCACACCGCAGGATGACAACCGGATCCAGCACGATGCCCTGGGTGCGAGAATTCTTGCACGCTTCCCGGAATACTGGGCCTTACCTGCACGCGATCGACAAGCAGTGAACCTGGTCATCGCCCACTACCACCACCCAAGCGATTTCCCGGTTGACCGCAATGGCCTCAGCCTGGACGACCGCATGACGGCGCTCATGGAGTTCCTGATCCTGGTTGACAAAAAGACCGGCATGGCCGAGTCGAGCATCACCGAGACGCTGAGTGATCACGAGATCTCAGAAGACGAGTCCAATGCCATTTATCACAGCTTCGTCGAGATCATGACGGAGTACGGCAGAGTTAACGGCACCGGTGACCAGGCCAAAGATTCCACGCTGAAGATTGCTCAGAAACACGATGGACTGATCGTCATCCGGGAAAAGGACCTTCGATCTCTCATCTTGGCCAAAATGGGCTGGTCGTTGGAGGAGGGTGATGGTCGGTACCGAATGACCCTCAATCTTATGACGACGCTCCAAGAGAAGGGGCTGCTGTACTCGCGACATAATCACGCCGACATGAGCCGATTTTTGCCGATGTACTCGGTATCGTTGCGCAACGCACAAACGGGTGCTCACCTCACGACCTGGGAACCTTGCATTATTGTCGTGCCAGTTGCCACCACCCCCGAGCTTGCGGGCCTCAGTGGATTACCCAACATGGGTACTAAGCTGGATATCGAGCGCCCATTGTTCACGCACAATCTGGGAATCACTGAAGCAGATGCGCTTCGGGAGATCGTTGCCCGTGGTTTCAGTGCTGAAATCGCCGCGAAGATGAACATCGCCGGCAAGCAAGAAGTGAAGCCACAACCAGCACCAGCACCAGCACCAGCACCAGCACCAGCACCAGCACCAGCACCAGCACCAGCACCAGCACCAGCACCAGCACCACAAGTTCGGGCTGATGAAGGATTTAGTCAACCCATAGCTGATACCGCGAGTGTTCCTCAACCTAATGCTCCAACAGTCGACTCAACCGAGCACGCAACATCTGCGCTCGCCGGCGCTGCAAGCGGTGATTCCGAGCAAAGTGACGTTCCAGGGACGCAATCCGGTATCTCCGCTGAAGCGCTAGCGGCGCAGGATGATGACCCGCTCATGAGTGGTGGTGCAGATGACGACTTGCTAGATGAGGACCTGCAGAGCTTGTCGATTAGCTCGTTCGGTCCCGGGCAGGAGGTGGAACTGGAGGAAGATTTTCTCGCCATAGAACCTGGGCACTCAGGGAGCGATGACGTCGATGATGTGGATGATGTGTTCGGCGCATTCGCGCCCAGTGAATCCTCGATCGTGGACACAGCCGAGCAAAGCGTGAATTCAACTGCAGGAGAAGAAGGGCCGGGCGCTTCGCTCATACACAATGATGGTGATCTAGGCGTACCGGCGCCGGCACCTGTGGCGGTAGCCATACCTGATCCTGATGCAACCCCAACGAAAAGGATAAGCCCTGCTGCCGAATCCGCAGCGCTCAGGGCTCTTGAAGAGGCAGGCGCCAACTTCACTGCATTCGTTGCACCAAGGAAGAAAAAGCCAGGCCCTGCTGAGCAGCTAGAGGGTATCCGCGCAGCAGTAAAAGCGGAAGAAATACCGATTTGTGGGACAAGAGATGGGTTTGATTACGTGTTGGAGTCAGACCTGATGGTCTACGACCCAAAACTGAAATTGAGCACGCTGATTCGGGCGGGGAAGTTGCCTACCGTCGAGCCTAAGCCAGGCGTGGTAATGGTGGGCATTCCGATGGCGCCGATGCAGCTGGACCTTTGACGAGCTGCCGGCTCTGATCATGACTCCCTGGCTGACATCAAGAAAGCCAGGGAGCCATGATCAGTCGTAGGTCTGAGCGTACTGCTTTTCGGTCAAACGGCTCAGCAGTTTGAAATAATTTGCTCGCGTCGACTGATCAAATACGTCGGTTTGAACTGAGAGCATGTCCAACGCAGCTGCATCCTCTCCTTTGCCCGAAGTGAAAGGAAGTGGAGCTGTGGCATAAAACACATTGCCGTTACTAGCCTGGGCCGCATCCAAGACGGCTTTAACTTCCAGGTAGCGCGGGTAACGAGTAGCAGTAAGGAAATCCCCATCATAAACGTCGAGCTCGCCTGATTGGTCCTCGACCAACACAGCCATCAATGGCCAGTTGTTTTCGGAGCCATCCTTGCGCGAACCGCCCGTATCTGGGCTAGCAAAAAAGATGACCTTACGAAAGGTGTTGGTGGCAAACACCTGCAGAAGCGCTGCCTCGTTAGATGCACTGTCCGTGCATGTCTTGCGGTTAGCCATAAAAAGTCCTCATCTAAAGTAGCACCACGCGGTGCGTTATTAAACTACCACCCTTCATCCGAAAACCACAAGAAATACTTGACAAATTGACAAAATGTCAATTCAGCAAACTATTCATCCGTGCCAGAAGCTGCTGCTTTACCACCTCTAAAGCCTTCCAGCAGAGCGGCCTGCAGGGTTCTGTTCAGTTCACGCAGCTCCTTGTTCTGTGCTTCTAGGGCGCTCAGGTTCTGTTGGGTAACCTCCAGACGACCGCGGGTCTCAGCGGCATCGTCAGTGGCCTTCGAGCGCTGAATCCGCAGCTGGTCGATGAGCGTCAAAGCTTGCTGCAGCTCCTTGCCGACCTTCTCTGTTTTGCCTCTCTCTTCATCCCGAACCCTGGCGGTCTCCATCATCAGGTGGTTTTCGGTTCTCTCAAGGTGCTCCTCCGCGGCAATCCGCGCAGTCTCGGCCTTCGCACGTGCAGACTCAGTCGCATCGTTTGCTGATTGGAGCTGCTGCTGAAGGCGCTCAAGCTCTCCGCGATGCATGTCCTGGGCACGCTCAACTACGCCACTGTGCACATCCTGCAGGCGCTTGATTTCCTCACCATGAGCCTGACTTGCGGCAGTGAGTCTCTTGTTGAGATCTGCGACCTCAGCTTGAAGTTGCCGAATATAAGCACTCGACTGATCCAGCTGATCGGTCAACCGCTCCTTGTCCGCGATGAGGCCAGCGAGCTCTCTGCTCTGGGATTCAAGGCTAGCAGTAGCTGCCCGCTCATTGTCCTGCGCCGCCTTGGCGGCATCAACGGCAGCCGCTGTCGCCGTCTCAAGCGCTTTGCGCTCAACCGCATGAGTCTCCTCGGCCGCCTTTAGAGCGACATCCCAGATCTCATCAAGCTTTTCGCACACTGCGTTTGGAACACCAGGTCTTCGCAGCCTGGCGCTCAGAATAGGGCCGGTCTCACTCCAGAACCTTTTGATTTCCTCGTTCACCAGATTGGGCGAGGCTTTGAGGTCATGGTGAATGTATATGCACTCGCGAATTTCCGCCTGGCGAACCTCGCGACCCGCATCAAGCAGCTCTCTCGCGTAAAGGTGGACAAGATCTCTGGTGCTCAGCCTTTTGTCAGATGGGAGTCCGGTGTTGGCCATGAGGCGTATCCTTGGAGATAGGGTCGGGAGACTAGGAGCCGGCGACCTCGGCGAGGGGCCAGTACGTGCCTTGGCCGCTCCTCACAGGGAGGGGGCTGGCCTTAGAGGGGAGCATACACTCACGTCTCTAAAACAACAAATTCGTATTGGATATCATACGTAACGTATCCGAAAAATGAAAAACTCGTGAATATCTCCGATTATCACGAGTTTTTTCAAGCAAGAAAAAACGCCCCTCAAAAAGCCTATCGCTATCAGTAGCTGGCTTTTCAGAGAGGCGTTTTGGATTTCTCGTTAACCCCCTATGAACAAGGGGTTCTGAAAAATTTGCTTGCGCTGGAGATCAAGTATCAACGTCAGCCATAAATGCGAAGCCACGGCCAAAAATGCGAAAGCAAGGTGACACTGGATCTGCGGGGCACCATAGCTGAATCGAACCATGGACACTTTTCAAACCCTAGCACAGAGCGGCCGCAACCCGATCATTGCCCGACCAGCTGCAGAAAGCCTGCTGTATTGGCAAAGCCTCACCGATGCTCCTGGGTCAAACGCCCGGGCAAAACCGTCTTGTCGAGCAGTCTGTGCGCCGGCGGTGGTCCAGACGGCTGAGGCATGGCTGCCAACGGCAGGAAGTAATTCGTGAACTTGGAGGATGAACGCTACGGTCCAGGAATCAGTTCCGGAATCGTCCTCAGTATTACTTCCGAGGACAGAGCCCCACGGTACCTTGCTCATAAGCCGCGGCGACCACTGGGATGTACGGACCCCGAATGACGCTCCTACGTCGATTCTGATCAATTCGCAGGGGCTAACATCGCCAGATTTCACACAGGAGCACGTAAAAAATCCTTCTTCTGGGCTCACCTCAGGATTCACCGGGCGCAGTCAACCTGGCTCATCCAGCTACTTGATTTCATCGTGGATGCCCCTAAAATCAAGGCTTTCACAACAAAAGACTTGCGCTGTGGATCAAGCCAAAAATGCAAAGATTTCTCGTGGGCTGCTGCTCTTGCGCCCTGGGAAGCTGTCCCGAGATGACTTCAAGCAACTGATCCTACATAAGGGTTGGCGCATGGCTGATGTGGCATGCCGTTGGTCAATTCGTCCAGAGCACATGAGCCGCATCGCTGCTGACGAGGACAGGGACTTCAAATGGGACGACCTGGCCCGGGCTCTACCAACGCTGAGCCCAAACGAACAGGCTGCGGTGAAAGCAGCTCGCATGGTGCTGGCGCCACCAACAAAACGGCAGCGCAAGATCACTCAGGTACAAGAGACACCGATCGAGGCGCCAGTAGCGGTCGCAAGCTCTGCAGCTGCTGACAAGCCCTTTACTTGGAATCATGATGACGACGAAGATGACGAAGAGTTCGCAGGGGTCGCCATAGACGGCTACCGGTGGAGGCGGTACCTAAGCCGCGGTGCCGAGCTGGTCGTCGACAGCGAGATCGACAACTTTGCGGCGTTCGGGTCCATTCTGGTGGTAGTTGCAACACGGGAAGGTGTCGATTCGGCTGGAGGTGTACAGGAAGAGTACCAGTGCGAAGCACCATCAGGCTCGCAGCGATGGTTCGAGCCCGATGAGATTGACGACTGGCTTGTCTACAACGGCAAAACGCGAGACTTACGATGAACACGAACACTCCAGCCATACACAGAATTCCGTACCTCCAGGCCAAGTCAGAGGTTGCGCTGCTTGATCGCGAGCCTGTCGACGTCATTGACCAGGTCGATGTGATCCAGGCAAAAAACGACATCGAAGCAGCCTGGATGTGGCTCCATGCCAAAGGAACGAACCCTAAGACGAAACGGGTTATGCGGAAGGAAATGGAGCGGTTCATCCTCTGGGCATTGCACACTCAGGGCAAACAGATCTCCCAAATAACTGTGATGGACATCACCCAGTACATCAGCTTTATGGCTGACCCACAGCCGGCTGAGGTTTGGGTATCGCATACAAAGCACAAGCGCTCTCATCCAGACTGGAGACCGTTCGCTGGACCACTTAGCAAAGCGTCGCAGCAGTACGCCCTGATCCAGATCGGCAGCATGTACAAGTGGATGATCCAGGGTGGACGCCTTAAAGCGAACCCAGTGTCGCTCGTGGCCAAGCCCCAAGTCGACGTCGACTTGACGATCAAACGGCTGCTTCCCGAGGCAGCCATAGGCTTGGCATTTGAGGCTATCGCAGCTACAAAAAGCCCACTCAAACGAGCTCGCGACCATTTCATGTTGAGCTTGTTCTACATGACCGGCGTGCGAACGTTCGAAGCGACCGGCGCTACCATGGGCAAAATCCGGCGATCAGCAAGCGGTACTCTGTGGTTGGAGGTGCTGGGCAAACGAAACAAGGTTAGAGATGTGCCGATATCAGAAGACCTCTATGAGGACTTATTGCAGTATCGCCAGGCGTTCGGGTTGTCACGTGAGGTGCCAGTGAAGGACACAACCCCCCTCCTCCTGGCCTCGAACTCAAAGCTCAAACGCGCGCATAACGACACCATTTTGAAAGCAGTCAAAGAGATCATGCATCATGCTGCAGCCCTGGCAATAGAGCGCAGCCAGTTCGATTTGGCCGATCGACTTGAGGAGGCCTCAACGCACTGGCTCCGCCACTCGTGCTTCAGTCACCTTGCCAAAGCTACTGGTGACCTGGTGATGATCAAGGCTCTGGCTGGTCACAGCAAAATCGAAACCACCAGTCGTTACCTGCATACGGAGGACGACGCTTTGCATG is a window of Pseudomonas putida DNA encoding:
- a CDS encoding tyrosine-type recombinase/integrase; protein product: MNTNTPAIHRIPYLQAKSEVALLDREPVDVIDQVDVIQAKNDIEAAWMWLHAKGTNPKTKRVMRKEMERFILWALHTQGKQISQITVMDITQYISFMADPQPAEVWVSHTKHKRSHPDWRPFAGPLSKASQQYALIQIGSMYKWMIQGGRLKANPVSLVAKPQVDVDLTIKRLLPEAAIGLAFEAIAATKSPLKRARDHFMLSLFYMTGVRTFEATGATMGKIRRSASGTLWLEVLGKRNKVRDVPISEDLYEDLLQYRQAFGLSREVPVKDTTPLLLASNSKLKRAHNDTILKAVKEIMHHAAALAIERSQFDLADRLEEASTHWLRHSCFSHLAKATGDLVMIKALAGHSKIETTSRYLHTEDDALHAGVVQTLSTPRLHR
- a CDS encoding DNA topoisomerase, which translates into the protein MGKTLIITEKATVAVSIAQAVGGFSKVESWLESENAILAPAAGHLVEIHSEEMAKGGRDIGNLPVIPDQFDLRVIEPKAKFYNVLQRLMRRPDVTAVANACDAGREGELIFRLIYKMAGCTKPMLRMWMRSMVDDAIRQAYKNMQPGADFDNLAMAAEIRSEGDFIVGINASRGISRLYERETAKAEIFPLGRVQTPTLSLVCALELAILTFRPMPYWEVHGSFGVAAGKYTGKWLAPQTTEQKGGSQHRIMDRAKADALISKCSGVAPSSVVDEVKPAQTGPGKLYDLTSLQREANRKLGFSAAYTLEIAQKLYLELSLTTYPRTDSAYLPDDAINDTKKVMGMFAGTPYADHAQRVLDEGWVRPNKKIFDSTKVSDHFAIIPTGKRAGDLEPDVQKIYDMIVKRFIAVFHPAAEYSVTVRLTTVADELFRSTGRVLVSPGWMVVYGAGIVEDVTDQNGDSDDKKELARYVKGESVTPLGMELKMLKTKPPERYTEDTLLGAMETAGRLVEDEDLREAMKERGLGTPVTRSAMIESLQSTKDGAGRKKEPYLIQQKKYFAPSAKGMTVYRFLVDNGIDALTSPVLTGEWEHKLRQMEKGAYKRDAFKSELAELTTEILDSIKKKYAGVQVKKLGALCPTCGGAVEIQARTFMCERQCGFSIWREIASRMLKVSEAETLLRDKVVLGLKGFVNPKKSTKFEAGLKLLDTGKVEFYFDPTANTRDSKGNVVSCPKCQGGMRKIKVPKGHFWACVDREQCNHTMNDRDGDPVERPKSFPCDLCGKPMYLRNAEKSPFWGCSGFVKGGGGCSNTLKDNNGAPVPKEQPASSDGAPSPTVQTDSGAFL